In Trichoderma atroviride chromosome 2, complete sequence, one DNA window encodes the following:
- a CDS encoding uncharacterized protein (EggNog:ENOG41~TransMembrane:10 (i98-117o257-273i302-324o436-461i481-506o512-537i566-586o592-612i624-643o655-677i)) — translation MPTMRRPSRCSCDNNHSSHHRHDPRISPMASTEGQPRPASPPQAVMDSHSASELDSSQAYASMEGCTSNSAQEGCVIRARTRWCHPSRILALTARSSLLALVLLVLAVATPAAAVLLEFDNCLPDSYVLNKPPLLQWVPLYLDAVFDTKSPNNNLRVIAWGNVTGSQNVGALPPPGDPYWKDANETNGKIDETPYEDTLATTLVKRVNVLTYEPYNDRSNFCADSLVNGTCPLAPVFDYTNSSLPYVLPSVNLSHDFLSSYAFSSFSLTFLLINGDKAATNIGCVSATITPDLGSISWVLKFMPLIVLIFAGLAVPFAGIWSPWGTTNIFHWTSNYGRDADLLRLVTPGFGDCLQYIQFIILTGSLTLSYPGFFQPVVSQVGWSTLMFNESFFGNTKQWQNVVDGVYVTKPGTTYGLQKTAQLIGMSEAEDIWPGMMVWLLVIIAAVIVLIQVGFAIQWVFRKVKKTTEEDLQAKNLPFVIGNVVRIVFNYMLTPIVALSCFQFVVSGQSPGYTVGLAALTLALVIGFASYLLYLVIITRPKSVLFDDLPTVLRYGPLYNTYADEVAAFALIPILINIIRGVAIGAVQPSGVAQVVLLAICEVIQILMIYAFRPYQRATSMNIYHSLFALLRLIIIMLMVTFVPSLGVTEGPRGWIGYVILFLHACVLALGFFLGAIQTIIEVAARMLGAGGDDLSGLTRGGLSKIFGMRQLSRRVNHRHGPSRASQLSTAAMLDADDSGKSGYAMPSGRVRSGSVASLSGVITHHRHRSSSALDSMYSALPRNIDTASSYVPTTPGEASTFSFLASPSAARQGPPGIALESTDPYYRPPRRRREMTGDSGQTEDQRDSLIIEPVPLPGGTIEPPDASAEILRGGTPGPSNLAISFPANRPDYATREVDFYYGVRGPALNSEGPGRKLTTGPADPTGPVATASGWVRRLIFGGKTKEKGKGFEVVRSARMPPNMVRNGGFGDETPPEGIPVAMGVIRNGPIDSDDDDEPRVHRPKRREGELLTDNGDPQSDSDADDDEPDSIITDRLPRGRISQSATALQSKRAEVSDDDGDSNGVSSEDLSDVELGVPDIPRKSSKRQSALLDETIQITPVVMVESEVSPPGSRGSDRTQQTVPSIHNGGNGGVSLLPRLPFERRGSDRRSDHQRPSSKSSLDFPDMRSIDFATQEDDPAGFGTVSQHSINRIDPRHEDDGHLSTAASLVEDAHSGKDA, via the exons ATGCCCACGATGCGTCGACCCAGTCGCTGTAGTTGCGACAACAACCACAGCAGCCACCACCGGCATGATCCTCGAATATCTCCCATGGCCTCGACCGAGGGCCAGCCTCGCCCAGCCTCGCCGCCACAGGCCGTGATGGACTCCCATTCAGCCTCAGAGCTGGACTCTTCCCAGGCTTATGCGTCGATGGAGGGGTGCACCAGCAACAGCGCCCAAGAGGGATGCGTCATCCGAGCGCGAACGAGATGGTGCCACCCCAGCCGCATCCTCGCATTGACCGCGAGATCATCGTTGCTCGCCCTGGTTCtgctcgtcctcgccgtcgcaaCGCCCGCCGCTGCCGTTCTGCTCGAGTTCGACAACTGCCTCCCCGACTCGTACGTTTTGAACAAGCCGCCTCTGCTGCAGTGGGTGCCGCTCTACCTCGATGCCGTCTTCGACACAAAGTCGCCAAACAACAACCTTCGGGTCATTGCCTGGGGAAACGTGACGGGCTCGCAGAATGTTGGCGCGCTTCCTCCCCCGGGCGATCCGTATTGGAAGGACGCCAATGAGACGAATGGCAAAATCGACGAGACGCCCTACGAGGATACACTTGCGACGACGCTGGTCAAGAGAGTCAATGTCTTGACGTACGAGCCTTATAATGACCGCTCCAACTTTTGCGCAGATAGTCTTGTCAACGGAACATGTCCTTTGGCGCCTGTGTTTGACTATACTAATAG CTCTCTTCCATACGTGCTTCCCTCGGTCAATCTGAGCCATgacttcctctcttcttacgctttcagctccttctctctcACCTTTCTCCTCATCAATGGCGACAAGGCAGCCACCAATATCGGCTGTGTTTCCGCCACCATTACCCCTGACTTGGGCAGCATCTCCTGGGTGCTCAAATTCATGCCACTTATAGTGTTGATATTTGCTGGCCTCGCAGTCCCATTCGCTGGAATATGGAGCCCTTGGGGCACCACCAACATCTTCCACTGGACATCCAACTATGGACGGGACGCTGATTTACTAAGGCTCGTGACCCCTGGATTCGGCGACTGTCTGCAGTATATTCAATTCATCATTCTTACTGGCTCGCTCACTCTTTCTTACCCTGGCTTCTTCCAGCCTGTCGTGAGCCAAGTTGGATGGTCTACCCTCATGTTCAATGAGAGCTTTTTTGGCAATACCAAGCAATGGCAGAATGTGGTGGATGGAGTATACGTGACTAAACCAGGCACAACATACGGGCTACAGAAGACGGCACAGCTCATCGGCATGTCTGAGGCGGAGGATATATGGCCTGGCATGATGGTATggctcctcgtcatcatcgctgccGTTATTGTGCTCATCCAGGTTGGCTTTGCTATCCAATGGGTCTTCCGAAAAGTGAAGAAGACCACAGAAGAAGATCTGCAGGCAAAAAACCTCCCCTTTGTCATTGGCAACGTGGTGCGCATTGTCTTCAATTACATGCTGACTCCTATTGTGGCATTGTCATGCTTCCAGTTTGTCGTCTCCGGCCAGTCGCCGGGCTACACCGTTGGCTTGGCTGCGCTGACCCTGGCACTGGTGATTGGCTTTGCATCCTATCTTCTCTATCTGGTCATCATTACGCGCCCGAAGTCGGTCCTGTTTGATGATTTACCCACCGTCCTGCGATATGGACCCTTGTACAATACATATGCAGACGAGGTTGCTGCATTTGCCCTTATCCCCATTCTGATCAACATCATCAGGGGCGTTGCTATTGGCGCTGTTCAGCCCAGTGGTGTTGCCCAGGTTGTGCTCCTGGCTATTTGCGAGGTCATTCAGATCCTCATGATCTATGCATTTCGGCCCTATCAGAGAGCCACCTCGATGAATATCTACCACAGCCTTTTTGCGCTCCTGCGATTGATCATCATCATGCTCATGGTTACTTTTGTACCCAGCTTGGGTGTAACGGAAGGGCCAAGGGGCTGGATTGGCTACGTAATCTTGTTCCTCCATGCTTGCGTGCTTGCgcttggcttcttcctcggAGCTATACAGACCATCATCGAAGTCGCCGCAAGAATGCTCGGTGCCGGCGGAGATGATTTGTCTGGATTGACTCGCGGCGGCCTCTCCAAGATCTTTGGCATGAGGCAGCTCTCCAGGAGAGTGAACCATCGTCACGGACCATCCCGAGCTAGTCAGCTGTCTACGGCGGCCATGCTGGATGCTGATGACAGCGGCAAATCTGGCTATGCAATGCCAAGTGGTAGAGTCCGAAGCGGCTCCGTGGCCAGCCTTAGCGGAGTCATTACGCACCATAGACATCGGAGCAGCTCTGCTCTCGATAGTATGTACTCGGCACTGCCCCGCAACATCGATACTGCCAGTTCGTACGTACCAACAACGCCGGGTGAGGCCAGCAccttttcatttcttgcATCACCTTCTGCTGCCCGCCAGGGGCCGCCAGGCATTGCCTTGGAATCTACTGATCCCTATTACCGCCCCCCACGGAGGCGCCGTGAGATGACTGGTGATTCTGGACAAACCGAAGACCAGCGCGACTCGCTCATCATTGAACCTGTCCCTCTGCCTGGAGGAACAATTGAACCCCCTGACGCGTCCGCGGAAATCTTGCGAGGAGGCACTCCAGGACCTAGCAATCTGGCTATAAGCTTCCCGGCAAACAGACCTGACTACGCGACCCGTGAGGTTGACTTTTATTACGGTGTCCGCGGCCCTGCGCTTAACTCTGAAGGACCAGGCAGGAAGCTTACAACTGGTCCGGCAGATCCTACTGGGCCCGTTGCGACAGCGTCCGGATGGGTTCGCAGGCTGATATTTGGCGGCAAGACCAAGGAGAAGGGCAAAGGATTCGAGGTCGTCAGAAGTGCCAGAATGCCGCCAAACATGGTTCGGAATGGAGGCTTCGGCGATGAGACGCCGCCTGAAGGTATTCCTGTCGCCATGGGTGTCATTCGAAATGGACCCATCGActccgatgatgatgatgagcctCGAGTTCATCGGCCCAAGCGTCGCGAAGGCGAGCTGCTAACTGATAATGGTGATCCGCAGTCAGACTCCGACGCGGACGATGATGAGCCagacagcatcatcacagATAGACTTCCTAGGGGACGAATATCTCAATCAGCCACAGCTTTGCAATCAAAAAGAGCTGAAGTTTctgacgacgatggcgataGCAACGGTGTCAGCTCAGAAGACCTATCTGACGTTGAGCTCGGCGTGCCTGATATCCCACGAAAGAGTTCCAAGAGACAGTCGGCCTTACTGGACGAAACCATTCAGATTACGCCTGTTGTCATGGTAGAGTCCGAAGTCAGTCCACCTGGAAGCCGGGGATCTGATCGCACCCAGCAAACCGTGCCTAGTATACACAATGGTGGCAATGGTGGCGTATCGTTGCTGCCGCGTCTCCCATTTGAGCGGAGAGGTTCCGATCGACGGTCAGACCACCAGCGGCCATCCTCAAAATCGTCGCTCGACTTTCCAGATATGAGAAGCATAGACTTTGCAACTCAGGAGGATGATCCTGCCGGCTTTGGAACTGTTTCGCAACACAGCATTAACAGGATCGATCCTCGgcatgaagatgatgggcaTCTGAGCACTGCTGCGTCTCTTGTAGAAGACGCGCATTCCGGAAAGGATGCTTAG